A window from Salarias fasciatus chromosome 11, fSalaFa1.1, whole genome shotgun sequence encodes these proteins:
- the LOC115396714 gene encoding trace amine-associated receptor 9 translates to MIESSAATMLDRTEPAHCTVCCCTLTNKILMVLFMVLLIFAILFGNLVTLAVVLGTKHFHTPQGYLKASLAVADLAVGIFVVPLSVYAEVYLMVTDSAPEWTSYNSQSVSFHPCNIIGPIFAGCTFVSITTIFLLTIERSIAVLRPLHKDSVITRKRTTILIVLSWVGSFFLAVSPMIFSSEIALEYNSCSRMCNYALGTIGEFPSQAWNILLLFPAFDFTLLGGTVVINIISLSSIRQHSKRRKHLAQTECQNSTKPTFSDIKAAKTIGTLTVAFTASFTPIAVFVVGNVLGNIWCNFSFFAFWILASNSCWNVIIYSVWDQKFRLRAHKLLMPFRRKNITKS, encoded by the coding sequence ATGATTGAGTCCAGCGCCGCGACCATGCTGGACAGAACTGAGCCGGCACACTGCACCGTGTGCTGCTGCACTCTGACCAACAAAATCCTCATGGTGCTCTTCATGGTGCTCCTCATCTTCGCCATCTTGTTTGGGAATCTGGTGACTCTGGCCGTGGTGCTGGGGACCAAGCATTTCCACACGCCGCAGGGCTACCTGAAAGCCTCCCTGGCGGTGGCTGATCTGGCGGTCGGGATATTTGTGGTGCCGCTGTCCGTCTACGCTGAAGTTTATCTCATGGTGACGGACTCCGCGCCGGAGTGGACGTCATACAACTCTCAGTCGGTCAGCTTCCATCCTTGTAACATAATCGGGCCGATCTTTGCCGGGTGCACCTTTGTGTCCATCACAACCATTTTCCTGCTGACAATCGAGCGGAGCATCGCCGTGCTGAGGCCGCTGCACAAAGACTCTGTGATTACCCGGAAAAGGACCACAATCCTGATCGTTCTCTCCTGGGTGGGGAGCTTCTTCCTGGCGGTGTCTCCGATGATTTTCAGCAGTGAGATTGCTCTGGAGTACAACTCCTGCAGCCGGATGTGTAACTACGCCCTGGGGACCATCGGCGAGTTCCCCAGCCAGGCCTggaacatcctcctcctcttccccgcgTTTGATTTCACCCTCCTCGGCGGCACCGTGGTCATTAACATCATCTCGCTCTCCAGCATCAGACAGCACTCCAAGCGCAGAAAACACCTGGCGCAGACTGAATGCCAAAACAGCACCAAGCCCACGTTCTCAGACATTAAAGCCGCCAAGACCATTGGGACTTTAACAGTGGCCTTCACCGCGTCGTTCACGCCCATTGCCGTCTTTGTGGTTGGGAACGTTTTAGGTAATATATGGTgcaacttttcattttttgccTTCTGGATTTTGGCCTCAAACAGTTGCTGGAATGTCATTATTTACAGTGTGTGGGATCAGAAATTCAGGCTTCGTGCACACAAACTGCTTATGCCTTTTCGGAGAAAAAACATCAccaaatcttaa